One segment of Haloplanus natans DSM 17983 DNA contains the following:
- a CDS encoding bifunctional ADP-dependent NAD(P)H-hydrate dehydratase/NAD(P)H-hydrate epimerase, whose translation MITAERMAAVDENAAALGVSRKQLMESSGNAVAAAVRSVADPGASVALVCGRGNNGGDAFVAARFLDDYDAAVHLLGRPETIATDIARKNWDALVRAEYDTHVVRDSRDLDLGAPDVVVDAMLGTGVTGALREPERSAAAAINESDAAVVAVDVPSGVDADTGEAAGVAVDADHVVTFHDDKPGLGGWDVTVADIGIPETAELFAGPGDRRLLSRPSDAHKGDFGEVLVVGGGPYTGAPALAAQAAMRAGADLVRVACPRTVAREVQGFEAGLILRPFDGARFAAESLDHVRSLAADHDAVVFGPGLGTHEATLDAVRTFLADYDGRAVIDADALQVVPEVDTDATLLCTPHQGELRGMGGPSADDWRDRLDAVADFAAEIGHALLVKGAYDVISDGTASRANRTGNPGMTVGGTGDVLAGMAGALLSTGDPVDAGTLAAYANGLAGDRVVDRQGYGLLASDLLPELPRALWGGRDE comes from the coding sequence TGGAGTCGAGCGGCAACGCCGTCGCCGCCGCGGTCCGCTCGGTCGCCGACCCCGGCGCCTCGGTCGCGCTGGTCTGTGGCCGCGGCAACAACGGCGGCGACGCCTTCGTCGCCGCGCGCTTCCTCGACGACTACGACGCCGCAGTTCACCTCCTCGGCCGACCCGAGACCATCGCGACGGACATCGCGCGCAAGAACTGGGACGCGTTGGTGCGAGCGGAGTACGACACCCACGTTGTCCGCGACTCCCGGGACCTCGACCTCGGCGCTCCCGACGTGGTCGTCGACGCGATGCTCGGGACGGGCGTGACGGGCGCGCTCCGCGAACCCGAGCGCTCGGCCGCGGCGGCGATCAACGAGTCCGATGCGGCCGTCGTCGCTGTCGACGTGCCCTCCGGCGTCGACGCCGATACGGGCGAGGCGGCGGGCGTCGCCGTCGACGCCGACCACGTCGTCACGTTCCACGACGACAAACCCGGACTCGGCGGCTGGGACGTGACAGTCGCCGACATCGGCATCCCCGAGACGGCCGAACTGTTCGCCGGCCCCGGCGACCGACGCCTCCTCTCCCGCCCGAGCGACGCCCACAAGGGCGACTTCGGCGAAGTGCTCGTCGTTGGCGGCGGACCGTACACGGGTGCGCCCGCCCTCGCCGCACAGGCGGCGATGCGCGCCGGCGCCGACCTGGTGCGTGTCGCCTGTCCCCGCACAGTCGCCCGCGAGGTGCAGGGGTTCGAGGCGGGACTGATCCTCCGCCCGTTCGACGGCGCCCGGTTCGCGGCCGAGAGCCTCGACCACGTTCGTTCCCTCGCGGCCGACCACGACGCCGTCGTCTTCGGGCCGGGGCTGGGGACCCACGAGGCGACCCTCGACGCAGTGCGGACGTTCCTCGCCGACTACGACGGGCGGGCGGTGATCGACGCCGACGCCCTGCAGGTCGTCCCCGAGGTGGACACCGACGCGACCCTGCTCTGTACGCCCCACCAGGGCGAACTTCGGGGGATGGGTGGGCCGAGCGCGGACGACTGGCGCGACCGGCTGGACGCGGTAGCCGACTTCGCGGCCGAGATCGGTCACGCGCTCCTCGTTAAGGGCGCGTACGACGTGATATCCGACGGCACCGCGTCGCGGGCGAATCGCACTGGCAACCCGGGGATGACCGTCGGCGGCACCGGCGACGTGCTCGCGGGAATGGCGGGGGCGCTCCTCTCGACGGGGGACCCGGTCGACGCCGGGACGCTCGCCGCCTACGCCAACGGCCTCGCGGGCGACCGGGTCGTCGACCGACAGGGGTACGGGTTGCTGGCGAGCGACCTCTTACCCGAACTGCCGCGGGCCCTGTGGGGTGGTCGCGATGAGTGA